One genomic window of Methanosarcina acetivorans C2A includes the following:
- the cyaB gene encoding class IV adenylate cyclase has protein sequence MIEVEVKVRADHSKIRPLLEKIGANKIGVEEQSDTYFSAPYRDFANTDEALRIRSLGGQAVLTYKGPKLDKVSKTREELETPVDEATTAKIFRALGFSEAGAVRKKREIFRAGEVIVCLDAVEGLGEFLEVELDVEDEKDLESSREKLFEFLSQFGVDEKDSIRTSYLEMVLGKKN, from the coding sequence ATGATTGAAGTGGAAGTCAAGGTAAGAGCGGATCACTCAAAGATCCGCCCTCTCCTTGAGAAAATCGGGGCAAATAAAATTGGAGTTGAAGAACAATCGGACACTTATTTTTCAGCTCCATATCGGGACTTTGCAAACACCGATGAAGCCCTCAGGATCCGCTCTCTGGGCGGGCAGGCTGTTTTAACCTATAAAGGGCCTAAGCTTGATAAAGTCTCCAAAACCCGAGAAGAACTCGAAACTCCTGTAGATGAGGCTACAACGGCGAAAATATTTCGTGCCCTGGGGTTCTCGGAAGCCGGAGCAGTCCGCAAAAAACGAGAAATATTCAGAGCAGGAGAAGTAATCGTCTGCCTTGATGCAGTCGAGGGACTGGGAGAATTCCTGGAAGTAGAACTTGATGTGGAAGATGAAAAAGATCTTGAAAGCTCCAGGGAGAAGTTGTTTGAATTTTTGTCCCAGTTTGGAGTTGATGAAAAGGACTCTATCAGGACTTCCTACCTTGAGATGGTGCTGGGAAAAAAGAACTGA
- a CDS encoding GNAT family N-acetyltransferase, with amino-acid sequence MTDIEIMDLTPENIAEYGVCGYKDLKKHLELRRKIDWFKEYYPKGLRIKVIISREGGYQGMLEYIPGKYAHRPVDAEGYMFIHCIFVGFKNEFKGKGYASSLIEECIKDAKEANMQGVAVVTRNGPFMARKDIFLKKEFIPVDEAKPDFELMVLKFNPKAPDPKFKNISANVEKYEEGLTIIRSAQCPYSVKNVDAILETARNKLKIKANLIDLKDSEEAQQTPCAFGTFCIIYNGKVISHHPISNTRFENIMKKMYSL; translated from the coding sequence ATGACTGACATAGAAATAATGGACCTTACTCCGGAAAACATTGCTGAGTATGGTGTTTGCGGATACAAAGATTTAAAAAAGCACCTTGAGTTAAGAAGGAAAATTGACTGGTTTAAAGAATACTATCCGAAAGGGCTCAGGATAAAAGTAATCATCTCAAGAGAAGGCGGTTACCAGGGTATGCTTGAATATATCCCGGGAAAATATGCACACCGCCCGGTAGATGCAGAAGGATATATGTTTATCCATTGCATTTTTGTCGGATTCAAAAACGAGTTTAAAGGGAAAGGATATGCGTCTTCTTTGATCGAGGAGTGCATTAAGGATGCAAAAGAAGCAAACATGCAGGGCGTTGCGGTTGTTACAAGAAATGGCCCATTTATGGCCAGGAAAGATATTTTCTTAAAAAAGGAGTTTATTCCTGTCGATGAGGCTAAACCTGATTTTGAATTGATGGTTTTAAAATTCAACCCGAAAGCCCCGGATCCGAAGTTTAAAAACATCTCAGCGAATGTGGAGAAATATGAGGAAGGCCTGACCATCATACGCTCCGCCCAGTGTCCTTATTCAGTAAAAAACGTGGATGCTATTTTGGAAACTGCCAGAAACAAATTGAAAATAAAGGCTAACCTAATCGACCTTAAGGATTCGGAGGAAGCTCAACAAACACCCTGTGCTTTCGGAACATTTTGTATTATTTATAATGGGAAGGTCATCAGTCATCATCCAATCAGTAATACAAGATTTGAAAATATTATGAAAAAAATGTATTCCCTTTAA
- the metG gene encoding methionine--tRNA ligase, protein MSDSSSKPVLVTCGLPYANGKAHIGHLRTYVPADIFARSLRKEGREVTFVCGSDTHGTPIVVNAEELGITPKELVEIYHKHFDETFKQLGVYFDAFGTTDDPENHNRTLDIVNRLIEKDYVYPKIIEIAYCPACNRFLPDRYVEGACPHCGETARGDECDQGCGKHLEPGELQNPVCTICGGPAEYRHQEHFFFKLSEFGDYLMDYLSNDLGGTTNARNYALGWVKQGLTDWCITRNLEWGVRFPGHEDLVVYVWVDAPIGYIAFTEEWAAQAGDSWEKFWKGEGEIVHFIGGDITYHHCIFWPAMLNGADYSVPTAVVASGMVKIEDKKFSKTRGYVVWVGEDYLDHGFHPDLLRYYLASYTSHTKELNFSWRVLQEKINAELVAVLGNFLYRTMLFAFKNYGEVPEGKLEPEVSAEIEEALKEVKEAMAEYEFKKAVDSAMALASFGNTYFQSHEPWKLIKEDRSACGQVIYNCLHLAKALSLIFEPVLPQTMETAWKGLGQESDIHASRYEEALVPLKAGTKLAKPELLFTKLEDDRIGEMEEIANQRVKAANAKKSAAKGGEKEPSKSEGMGPSEEAKVAEKAAKAEEKVPIETLPQIEYEDFAKLDIRVGKVLFVEPVKKSRKLLRVEVDIGEEKPRQLVAGMASYYTSEELVGKYVVVLANLKPAKLCGVESNGMMLAADDGGAIVAALMPDKEIKPGSRIR, encoded by the coding sequence ATGTCAGACTCATCCAGTAAACCCGTACTTGTCACCTGCGGCCTGCCTTATGCCAACGGCAAGGCCCATATAGGGCATCTCCGAACCTATGTGCCCGCCGATATTTTTGCCCGTTCCCTGCGGAAGGAAGGGAGGGAAGTTACCTTTGTCTGCGGCTCGGATACCCACGGCACTCCAATTGTCGTAAACGCCGAGGAGCTGGGGATCACCCCTAAAGAACTTGTAGAGATCTATCATAAGCACTTTGACGAAACTTTCAAGCAGCTCGGAGTTTACTTTGATGCTTTCGGGACAACCGATGACCCTGAAAATCATAACCGGACTCTGGATATTGTAAACAGGCTGATTGAAAAGGACTATGTGTACCCGAAAATTATAGAAATAGCCTACTGCCCTGCATGTAACCGCTTCCTTCCTGACCGCTATGTGGAAGGAGCCTGCCCGCACTGTGGCGAAACAGCCCGGGGTGATGAATGCGACCAGGGATGCGGAAAACACCTTGAGCCCGGAGAACTTCAGAACCCTGTATGCACTATCTGCGGAGGACCTGCAGAGTACCGGCATCAGGAACACTTCTTTTTCAAACTTTCCGAGTTCGGCGACTACCTGATGGATTACCTTTCAAACGACCTGGGAGGCACCACCAATGCTCGAAACTACGCACTTGGCTGGGTAAAACAGGGACTTACGGACTGGTGCATCACAAGGAACCTGGAATGGGGAGTTAGATTTCCGGGACATGAAGACCTTGTGGTTTACGTCTGGGTAGACGCTCCCATAGGATACATCGCTTTTACCGAGGAATGGGCTGCACAGGCAGGAGACTCCTGGGAAAAGTTCTGGAAGGGAGAAGGGGAAATCGTCCACTTTATCGGGGGGGACATTACCTACCACCACTGCATCTTCTGGCCTGCCATGCTTAACGGGGCGGACTATTCCGTGCCTACGGCTGTTGTAGCCTCAGGTATGGTTAAAATCGAAGACAAAAAGTTTTCCAAGACTCGTGGCTATGTTGTCTGGGTAGGGGAAGACTATCTTGACCACGGCTTCCATCCCGACCTCCTGAGGTATTACCTTGCAAGCTACACCTCCCATACCAAGGAACTTAACTTCTCCTGGCGCGTGCTCCAGGAAAAGATCAACGCCGAACTGGTGGCCGTACTCGGCAACTTCCTGTACAGGACCATGCTCTTTGCTTTCAAGAACTATGGAGAAGTCCCCGAAGGAAAACTCGAACCTGAAGTAAGCGCAGAAATCGAAGAAGCCCTGAAAGAAGTAAAAGAGGCAATGGCTGAGTACGAGTTTAAGAAAGCCGTGGATTCTGCCATGGCCCTTGCGTCTTTCGGGAACACATACTTCCAGTCCCACGAGCCCTGGAAACTAATAAAAGAAGACAGATCCGCATGTGGACAGGTTATCTATAATTGCCTCCACCTGGCAAAAGCCCTGAGCCTCATATTCGAACCCGTGCTCCCGCAGACCATGGAAACAGCCTGGAAAGGGCTCGGGCAGGAAAGCGATATCCATGCCTCACGGTACGAAGAAGCCCTTGTGCCCCTGAAGGCAGGCACAAAACTTGCAAAGCCTGAGCTTCTCTTTACCAAACTCGAAGACGACAGGATCGGAGAGATGGAAGAGATTGCAAACCAGAGGGTGAAAGCCGCAAACGCAAAAAAATCCGCAGCAAAGGGAGGCGAGAAAGAGCCTTCTAAGTCTGAAGGGATGGGGCCTTCGGAAGAGGCAAAAGTAGCCGAAAAGGCGGCAAAAGCTGAAGAAAAGGTGCCAATCGAAACCCTTCCCCAGATTGAGTATGAAGACTTTGCCAAGCTTGACATCAGGGTAGGGAAGGTGCTCTTTGTCGAACCTGTAAAGAAGTCCAGAAAACTCCTGAGGGTTGAAGTGGATATCGGAGAAGAAAAGCCAAGGCAGCTTGTAGCAGGCATGGCTTCGTACTACACTTCCGAAGAGCTCGTAGGCAAATATGTAGTTGTGCTTGCCAACCTTAAACCCGCCAAACTTTGCGGGGTTGAGTCAAACGGCATGATGCTCGCAGCCGATGACGGCGGGGCGATTGTAGCAGCTCTTATGCCGGACAAAGAAATCAAGCCGGGTTCCAGAATTAGGTAA
- the sppA gene encoding signal peptide peptidase SppA: MNDENVNPEGTDSKSMNPEEAPGDDLSRNSAYEKKEAIIPEEGISEITVGEDSPDSDSAPERQEEEKKDASGIPPREPEKKRIESEKSSKSSGPSPSIQKNKRSNRSYFLVLLALIAVIAVSMAAIFYGLGFGGDFGTSEKIAVIYVQGSMLTGNVPSGLGYATSEEISENIHSAVADENVKAIVLRINSPGGSPAAAQEISIEIEKAQEKGIPVVVSMGDLAASAAYYISAPADYIYANPSTSTGSIGVIWTFENMSSYYEREGVEYYISKSGEFKDMGSSWRGLTDEEKEYADSVVMESYDDFVGQVAEGRNMSRSEVKELADGRIYTGTKAKELGLVDGFGNLYDAIDKAAELGSIQGEPKVVYMNRVSLSSLLLGSESGNSGEETSQLVDYFEKSPYGKILACMS, from the coding sequence ATGAATGATGAAAATGTGAACCCAGAAGGTACGGATTCAAAAAGCATGAATCCGGAAGAAGCACCTGGAGACGACCTTTCGAGAAATAGTGCTTACGAGAAAAAAGAGGCTATTATCCCTGAGGAAGGCATTTCAGAGATTACCGTCGGAGAAGACTCTCCAGATTCCGATTCTGCTCCTGAAAGGCAGGAAGAGGAAAAAAAGGATGCTTCGGGAATTCCTCCCCGGGAACCGGAGAAGAAAAGGATTGAAAGCGAGAAATCTAGCAAGAGCTCAGGCCCTTCGCCTTCCATACAGAAAAACAAACGCAGCAACAGGTCCTATTTTTTGGTTTTACTGGCCCTTATTGCTGTTATTGCGGTCAGTATGGCTGCTATATTCTACGGGCTTGGTTTCGGAGGAGATTTCGGAACTTCTGAGAAGATCGCGGTGATTTACGTACAGGGCTCCATGCTCACCGGAAACGTCCCCTCAGGCCTCGGTTATGCAACCTCGGAAGAAATTTCTGAAAATATCCACTCCGCTGTAGCGGATGAAAATGTCAAGGCAATCGTACTCAGGATTAACAGCCCTGGGGGATCTCCTGCAGCCGCTCAGGAGATTTCAATAGAGATTGAGAAAGCCCAGGAAAAGGGCATCCCTGTTGTTGTATCCATGGGAGACCTTGCGGCAAGTGCCGCATATTATATCTCTGCGCCTGCAGATTACATATACGCGAACCCCTCCACAAGCACGGGATCGATAGGAGTTATCTGGACTTTTGAGAATATGTCTTCTTACTACGAAAGGGAAGGTGTAGAGTATTACATTTCAAAATCCGGAGAATTCAAGGATATGGGAAGTTCCTGGAGAGGACTTACGGACGAAGAAAAAGAATACGCGGATAGCGTTGTAATGGAAAGTTATGACGATTTTGTAGGCCAGGTTGCAGAAGGGCGTAATATGAGCCGGAGTGAAGTAAAAGAGCTTGCTGACGGGCGCATATATACAGGAACGAAAGCAAAGGAGCTCGGGCTTGTGGACGGCTTTGGAAACCTCTATGACGCAATTGATAAGGCTGCGGAACTGGGAAGTATTCAGGGAGAGCCAAAAGTTGTGTACATGAACAGAGTAAGCCTTTCAAGTTTGCTTCTTGGTTCGGAGTCAGGGAATTCCGGGGAAGAAACCAGTCAACTTGTCGATTACTTTGAGAAAAGCCCGTACGGTAAGATTCTTGCCTGTATGAGCTAA
- the serS gene encoding serine--tRNA ligase — protein sequence MLELKFVRNNPDIVGRALVNRNMGTELIDSLLEYDVAWRKCLTEGDSLKHKRNVVTREIAQLKKENKDTLSKINEMQDINNRIKEIDDKIRDYKSKINEIMLSIPNIPSETTPVGKDENDNPVVRVVGEKKKFTFTPKPHWEIGEALDILDFERGAKIAGQGFTVYKGLGAKLERALINFMLDVHTRQGYLEVFPPVLINEKAMTGTGQLPKFKEDMYLCCADGYYLAPTAEVPVTNLFMDEYMENLPVSLTAYTACFRREAGKHGQDTRGIIRQHQFNKVELVKFVKPETSYEELEKLTLDAEEILKLLKLPYRLVTLCTGDLGFSAAKTYDIEVWVPTQEKYREISSCSNFENFQARRANIRFRTPEGPQFVHTLNGSGLAVGRTVVAILENYQREDGSVEIPEVLRPYMGGVEEIREE from the coding sequence ATGCTGGAACTCAAATTTGTACGAAATAACCCCGACATAGTTGGGCGTGCCCTTGTTAACAGAAATATGGGCACAGAGCTTATAGATAGCCTTCTTGAGTATGACGTGGCCTGGAGGAAATGCCTCACCGAAGGCGACAGCCTCAAGCATAAACGCAACGTGGTCACCCGCGAGATAGCGCAGCTTAAGAAGGAAAATAAGGACACCTTATCCAAGATAAATGAGATGCAGGACATAAACAACCGTATTAAAGAAATCGATGATAAAATACGTGACTATAAGTCAAAAATAAATGAGATAATGCTCAGCATCCCTAATATCCCCTCCGAGACAACGCCTGTAGGCAAAGATGAAAATGACAATCCTGTTGTAAGGGTAGTTGGAGAGAAGAAGAAATTTACTTTTACTCCAAAGCCTCACTGGGAAATCGGAGAGGCGCTGGATATACTCGACTTTGAACGAGGAGCAAAGATAGCAGGGCAGGGCTTTACGGTCTATAAAGGGCTTGGTGCAAAGCTTGAAAGAGCCCTCATAAACTTCATGCTTGATGTACACACCAGGCAGGGGTATCTCGAAGTTTTCCCGCCTGTGCTAATCAATGAAAAAGCCATGACCGGCACAGGGCAGCTGCCAAAGTTCAAGGAAGATATGTACTTGTGCTGCGCTGACGGCTATTATCTTGCCCCGACTGCAGAAGTCCCGGTGACCAACCTCTTCATGGACGAGTATATGGAGAACCTACCGGTATCCCTTACAGCATATACCGCCTGCTTCAGGCGGGAAGCAGGAAAACACGGGCAGGATACAAGAGGCATCATTCGACAGCACCAGTTCAACAAGGTTGAACTTGTCAAGTTCGTAAAACCTGAAACCTCCTATGAAGAACTGGAAAAACTCACCCTCGATGCCGAAGAGATTCTAAAACTTCTCAAGCTACCCTATCGCTTAGTAACCCTTTGCACTGGCGACCTGGGCTTTTCGGCTGCCAAGACCTACGACATTGAGGTATGGGTCCCCACACAGGAAAAGTACCGGGAGATCTCCTCGTGCTCGAATTTCGAAAACTTCCAGGCAAGGAGAGCAAATATCCGCTTCAGGACCCCTGAAGGTCCGCAGTTTGTCCACACGCTTAACGGCTCAGGCCTGGCTGTAGGCAGGACCGTCGTTGCTATCCTTGAGAACTACCAGCGTGAGGACGGCAGTGTGGAGATTCCGGAAGTTCTCAGGCCTTACATGGGCGGGGTCGAAGAAATCAGAGAAGAGTGA
- a CDS encoding glycoside hydrolase family 15 protein, with protein sequence MIRQPNVILGNDEMLVTMGRKGEILGLFYPRRDHAQHVEESLACIHTGDRLLWTNDNDWHSIQNYIEDTNIVSTKLYHDSGIRISILDLVHPEVPVLIRRFKVQSQQKMSGKFFYYSNFNVGETSKKNSAFCDAEARLLAQYWQNYYIGIYALPEFTEWQIGKAMDTIWWTNSKYDMEDGKLQRNKEDIGNINNAAGWDLDLEADGANEFVIFMGAASSRSLLYKRMHELSKLPLEHIFEKTREHWVMWLSKKHVLKMPGLEGHNNLRQELFNAYNRSLLMLYLLNDREYGSFVAAPEFDSNFEKCGGYGFCWNRDTSELVLALKHSGYPDYCDRFFKWCIRTQLPNGSWFQRYWLNGDIAPSWGNFDYSTQIDETGATLHAMDIYYRILEGLKKVEFLEEVWVSVLRAAEYLMKRTKSGLHESCMDLWETYYGVFTYTNASIYSGLMGASHLAEENGELGMARRWKKRAEFIKQATIDRFWLQEGYFAKGIINEKLDKTIDASILGAYMPFGMISPKDPVERDMILFLIENIQKKLSIPINGGYGIKRYENDSYIDGNPWVVTTLWLSEAMFAFILDLPNGKEGPYVEDLKKLTIEGVKCLRWAMAGSTSTGLLPEQVDKSSGKPAWAIPLGWSGSLMLDNILLLDKICRRNTGDHE encoded by the coding sequence GTGATCCGACAACCGAATGTCATTCTCGGAAATGACGAAATGCTTGTGACAATGGGGCGAAAGGGAGAGATTTTAGGCTTATTTTATCCCCGCAGAGACCATGCCCAGCACGTAGAGGAGTCCCTTGCCTGTATCCATACAGGGGATAGGCTTCTCTGGACAAACGATAACGACTGGCACTCTATTCAGAACTATATCGAGGATACCAATATCGTATCCACCAAACTCTACCACGACTCCGGGATAAGGATCTCGATTCTTGACCTTGTGCACCCCGAAGTGCCTGTCCTTATCCGCAGGTTTAAAGTGCAGTCTCAGCAAAAAATGTCCGGCAAATTTTTTTACTATTCGAATTTTAACGTAGGGGAGACTTCCAAGAAAAACTCCGCATTTTGCGATGCCGAAGCTCGCCTGCTTGCACAGTACTGGCAAAATTACTATATAGGAATCTATGCCCTGCCGGAGTTTACGGAATGGCAGATCGGAAAGGCAATGGACACTATCTGGTGGACAAACTCCAAATACGATATGGAGGATGGAAAGCTCCAGCGGAATAAAGAAGATATCGGAAATATCAACAACGCTGCCGGCTGGGACCTCGATCTGGAAGCTGACGGGGCAAATGAGTTTGTTATCTTTATGGGGGCTGCATCTTCCCGGAGCCTCCTGTATAAGAGGATGCATGAGTTGTCTAAATTGCCTCTGGAGCATATCTTTGAAAAGACACGGGAACACTGGGTAATGTGGCTGTCAAAAAAACATGTGCTTAAGATGCCTGGGCTTGAAGGGCATAATAACCTGCGCCAGGAACTCTTCAATGCCTATAACAGGTCTCTTCTCATGCTTTATCTTCTGAACGACCGCGAATACGGATCTTTTGTGGCTGCTCCTGAGTTTGACTCCAATTTTGAGAAATGCGGGGGATACGGGTTTTGCTGGAACAGGGACACCTCGGAGCTGGTGCTCGCCCTCAAGCATTCCGGATATCCCGATTATTGTGACCGATTTTTCAAGTGGTGCATCCGGACTCAGCTCCCTAACGGTTCCTGGTTCCAGCGCTACTGGCTCAATGGAGACATAGCTCCTTCCTGGGGTAATTTTGACTATTCAACTCAGATCGACGAGACCGGGGCCACGCTTCATGCCATGGACATATATTACAGGATCCTCGAAGGCCTCAAAAAAGTTGAATTTCTGGAAGAAGTCTGGGTCTCCGTGCTCAGGGCTGCCGAATACCTGATGAAGAGGACCAAGTCCGGGCTGCATGAAAGCTGTATGGATCTGTGGGAGACCTATTACGGAGTTTTCACCTATACCAATGCCTCGATCTACTCAGGGCTTATGGGAGCCTCTCACCTCGCAGAAGAAAACGGAGAGTTGGGCATGGCAAGGCGCTGGAAGAAGAGGGCTGAATTCATCAAACAGGCTACGATTGACCGTTTCTGGCTTCAGGAAGGCTACTTTGCAAAGGGAATCATCAACGAAAAGCTGGATAAAACAATTGATGCAAGCATCCTTGGAGCCTATATGCCCTTTGGGATGATCTCTCCGAAAGACCCTGTGGAAAGGGACATGATTCTTTTCCTGATAGAAAATATCCAGAAAAAGCTCTCAATTCCTATCAATGGAGGCTATGGAATCAAACGTTACGAAAATGACAGTTACATCGACGGAAATCCCTGGGTGGTAACAACTCTCTGGCTTTCGGAGGCTATGTTTGCCTTTATCCTTGACCTTCCCAATGGAAAAGAAGGACCATATGTCGAAGATTTGAAAAAGCTGACCATTGAGGGGGTCAAATGCCTGAGATGGGCTATGGCCGGGTCAACAAGCACGGGGCTTCTCCCCGAACAGGTGGATAAATCTTCAGGGAAACCAGCCTGGGCAATTCCCCTTGGCTGGAGTGGGTCTCTCATGCTTGACAATATCCTTCTCCTTGATAAAATTTGCAGAAGAAACACAGGAGATCATGAATAA
- a CDS encoding V4R domain-containing protein has protein sequence MVRDLCMFAGFNEDSQIVWFKITYSKEPGSLSVITDLLEKENAFIKFGHIDNITQTTGEYSIFTELKKDVDMANLAQKIGELEVVNAVEFGISEFGMIYSVDFPLNVIGVRGVMARALAIVDIIKTLNQSVPHAEGLLTLSGLRGGSHAAKYFKSIMPINDSNFASMIAELYRAVGWGILEIECDPKTYEGRIIVKDSFIADVYGASDQPVCAFMSGYFAGYLTEYFGKNISVREVSCKATGKEVCEHVISLAPSRENQEYQLRGDTR, from the coding sequence ATGGTTAGGGACTTATGCATGTTTGCAGGATTTAATGAAGATTCGCAGATTGTATGGTTCAAGATTACATATTCGAAAGAGCCCGGCTCTTTATCCGTAATAACTGATTTACTTGAAAAAGAGAATGCTTTCATTAAGTTCGGACATATTGATAATATTACGCAGACGACTGGAGAATACTCCATATTTACGGAGCTTAAGAAAGATGTGGATATGGCAAATCTTGCTCAAAAAATAGGAGAATTGGAAGTTGTAAATGCAGTGGAATTTGGGATTTCGGAGTTCGGGATGATATACTCTGTTGATTTTCCTCTGAATGTCATAGGAGTCAGGGGAGTTATGGCAAGGGCACTCGCAATTGTTGACATCATTAAAACTCTTAATCAGAGTGTGCCGCATGCAGAAGGGCTTCTTACCCTGTCCGGACTTCGGGGAGGGAGTCATGCCGCAAAATATTTCAAGAGTATAATGCCTATTAATGACAGCAACTTCGCAAGCATGATTGCAGAGCTATACAGAGCTGTTGGCTGGGGAATTCTGGAAATCGAATGCGACCCCAAAACCTATGAAGGAAGAATTATTGTTAAAGACTCGTTTATAGCCGATGTTTACGGAGCTTCGGACCAGCCTGTCTGTGCCTTTATGAGCGGCTACTTTGCGGGTTACCTTACCGAATATTTCGGGAAGAACATAAGTGTGAGGGAAGTCAGCTGTAAAGCCACAGGAAAGGAGGTCTGCGAGCATGTGATCTCCCTGGCTCCTTCCCGTGAAAACCAGGAATATCAGCTTAGAGGGGACACCCGGTGA
- a CDS encoding glycoside hydrolase family 57 protein: protein MTSVCMYFQVHQPFRLRRFWPDDRSGFFRYFDERSNKEIFERVSRKCYTPANRVLLDSIDEHKGEFRFSLSITGTLLEQCELWGEEVLESFRELAETGAVEFLDETFYHSLSSLFEDKTEFIEEVKEHRKIVSDLLGVKPQVFRNTELLYNNSIAKIASELGYSAILTEGADHMLDGRSPNVPYRAKGSGLPILFRNYKLSDDIGYRFSARWWEGYPLTAEKWALWASGVKEDCINIFMDYETFGEHQWEETGIFEFLKKLPEEVLKNGMEFSTPSEVARKYSPVAEIDIGDFSTISWADMERDTSAWLGNDMQRRCFEEIKLLEPFVKKTGDPEILRIWKHLLTSDHYYYMCTKWLGDGDVHSYFSVHSTPFEAAVNFMAVLMDFKARVFRSLTQ from the coding sequence ATGACCTCTGTTTGCATGTATTTCCAGGTGCATCAACCTTTCAGGCTGCGCAGGTTCTGGCCTGATGACAGGTCTGGCTTTTTCCGCTATTTCGATGAAAGAAGCAACAAGGAGATCTTTGAAAGAGTATCCCGTAAATGCTACACCCCTGCAAACAGAGTTCTTCTGGACTCCATTGACGAGCATAAAGGAGAGTTCAGATTTTCCCTTTCGATTACCGGCACACTGCTTGAACAATGCGAACTCTGGGGAGAAGAGGTGCTGGAAAGTTTTCGCGAACTCGCAGAAACAGGGGCTGTGGAGTTTCTGGACGAGACCTTCTATCACTCTCTTTCAAGCCTTTTTGAAGACAAAACCGAGTTTATCGAAGAGGTGAAGGAACACAGAAAAATTGTTTCCGATCTCCTCGGAGTCAAACCTCAGGTCTTCAGGAACACTGAACTTCTTTATAATAACTCCATAGCAAAAATCGCTTCCGAGCTTGGGTACAGTGCGATCCTTACGGAAGGCGCAGACCACATGCTTGATGGCAGGTCTCCGAACGTGCCCTACAGGGCAAAAGGTTCGGGACTTCCCATTCTCTTCAGGAACTACAAACTGAGTGACGATATTGGTTATCGGTTCTCGGCAAGGTGGTGGGAAGGGTATCCCCTCACTGCGGAAAAATGGGCATTGTGGGCTTCAGGGGTTAAGGAGGATTGCATCAATATCTTTATGGACTACGAAACTTTCGGAGAACACCAGTGGGAAGAAACCGGAATTTTTGAATTCCTGAAAAAACTACCTGAAGAAGTCCTCAAAAACGGCATGGAATTCAGCACTCCTTCAGAGGTTGCCCGAAAATATTCCCCTGTAGCTGAGATCGATATCGGAGACTTTTCCACGATTTCCTGGGCTGATATGGAACGCGATACCAGCGCCTGGCTTGGAAACGATATGCAAAGGCGTTGTTTTGAGGAAATAAAGTTGCTTGAGCCTTTTGTGAAAAAAACAGGAGACCCCGAAATCCTGCGTATATGGAAGCATCTGTTGACTTCGGACCACTATTACTATATGTGCACCAAGTGGCTCGGGGACGGAGACGTGCATTCTTATTTCAGCGTCCACTCAACCCCCTTCGAGGCAGCAGTAAACTTTATGGCAGTACTCATGGACTTCAAGGCTCGTGTATTCAGGAGCTTAACGCAATGA